Proteins from a genomic interval of Acomys russatus chromosome 19, mAcoRus1.1, whole genome shotgun sequence:
- the LOC127203125 gene encoding 40S ribosomal protein S29-like, producing MGHQHLYWSHPRKFSQSSRSCRVCSNCHGLIRKYGLNMCRQCFHQYAKDIGFIKLD from the coding sequence ATGGGTCACCAGCATCTCTACTGGAGTCACCCACGGAAGTTCAGCCAGAGTTCTCGCTCCTGCCGCGTTTGCTCTAACTGCCATGGTCTGATCCGGAAATACGGGCTCAACATGTGCCGTCAGTGTTTCCATCAGTACGCGAAGGACATAGGCTTCATTAAGTTGGACTGA